From the Bacillota bacterium genome, the window GGTCTGTGCACTCTCGCAGTACTCGCCGGGATTTCGGGTTACCATGTGCCTGCTGCTGCTCTGCTTGTCATTGCCCTCCTTATCTCAATCCTCTCCGTGTGGGACACAGTGCGGGCCGCTGAGGGGTTGAGGGATGTCTGCGTATCCGCCCGCTCGGGGGATCTGTCCAGACGGGCCCGGGCGGCCGGACCCAGGGAACTCTCCGCTGTCGCCAAGGACCTGAACCTGGCTTTCGCGGCCATATCTGAGAGACTTGACGCCTTCGCACTCGAGAAGAGTCACCTCGAAGCACTCGTTCTGGGCATGCCGGACGCGTTGCTTGCAACGGATGCCCGGGGGAGGATTGTCCTGGCAAACCCGGCCGCGGAGCGAGTCACGGGCACGAGCTACAGGGTCATGTCGGGCAAGCACATCCTGGAGATACTGCGCGAGCACCAACTCGCTGACCTGGTGGACCGTGCTCTGGCTGGCGGTGACGTGGGAGAAGCCGAAATACCTGTCTTGCGCGAACAGCAACTGGTCCTAAGAGCTACAGCTGCACCGGTCCGGCGGGGAGAGGGCCCAACCGCCGGCACAATCATAATCCTCAGGGACGTCACGGAAGTCAAACACCTGGAACAAGTGCGTGCGGACTTTGTGGCTAATGTGTCTCACGAACTGAGAACGCCGCTCACGTCCATCAGGGGGTTTGTCGAGACGCTCCTGGATGGGGCCATGAATGACCCTGACACTTGCCGGCGGTTTCTCACCATACTGGACCGGGACACCGAGCGACTCGCCCGGCTCATCAATGATCTGATGGACCTATCCAAGCTGGAGGCAAGTGGGTCGCTTCCGCCCTTTGAACGTGTCGACTTGTTTGAGGTTGCTGCGGAGACCGTGGCCTTACTTGGCGTGAGGGCGGCGGAGAAGTCAATCCGCGTGGAGAACGCCATAGAGCCGGACCTGCCTGCGGTCTGGGGAAATCCCGACATGCTGCAGCAGGTCCTGTACAACTTGATCGAGAATGGTATCAAGTACACCCCTGAGGGTGGAGAGATCAAGCTCACCGCGATTGCGAAAGACGGGTTCGTCACTGTCTCATGCTCCGACACGGGAATCGGCATCCCTGCGCACGCCCTGCCGCGCATCTTCGAGAGATTCTACCGAGTGGACAGGACGCGTTCCAGAGATCTCGGAGGCACCGGCCTCGGGCTTGCGCTGGTGAAGCACGCGGTGGAGCGGCAGGGGGGAACCGTCACCGTGGAGAGCACCGTAGGGCAGGGGAGCGTATTCAGGTTCACGGTTCCCCTAGCGAGATCGGAGGGCTGACGGCGATTGGCACAGGGCATTAAGATCGAGACTCGCAACCTCTCGTTCTACTACGGAGACTTCAGAGCTCTGAGGGACATAAACATGAAGGTGCGACGGAACTCTGTCACCTCCCTGATTGGACCGTCAGGTTGTGGCAAGTCCACATTCCTTCGGACGCTGAACCGGATGAACGACATTCACGATCGAGCCAGGGTGGAAGGTGAGGTCCTGATAGAAGGGGAGAACATATACGCCCCGTCGGTGGACGTTGCGAGCCTCAGGCGGAGGGTAGGGATGGTGTTCCAGAAACCCAACCCATTCCCGATGTCAGTCTACGACAACGTGGCCTACGGCCCTCGGGTCAATGGGGTGGCAAGCAGGGCTGAACTCGATGCCATTGTAGAGAAGAGCCTGCGCGCGGCGGCGCTTTGGGATGAAGTCCGCGACCGTCTCAGCAAGTCCGCGCTGGGCATCTCCGGCGGGCAGCAGCAGAGGCTCTGCATAGCAAGGGCGCTCGCAGTGGAACCCGAGGTGCTTCTGATGGACGAGCCGTGCTCAGCGTTGGACCCGATATCCACATCGAAGATCGAGGACCTCATCTTTGAACTCAAGCGGGAATATACTGTGGTCATCGTTACCCACAACATGCAACAGGCGGGAAGGATATCCGACGATGTGGGGTTCTTCCTCGCGGGTGATCTGGTAGAGTTCGGGCCTGCCACCCAGGTCTTTGAGAGCCCGCGGGACAAGCGAACCGAGGACTACATCACCGGCCGGTTCGGCTAGAGAGGGATCTGGCTGATG encodes:
- a CDS encoding ATP-binding protein, with translation MTQWISSVVGRTAASGGLCTLAVLAGISGYHVPAAALLVIALLISILSVWDTVRAAEGLRDVCVSARSGDLSRRARAAGPRELSAVAKDLNLAFAAISERLDAFALEKSHLEALVLGMPDALLATDARGRIVLANPAAERVTGTSYRVMSGKHILEILREHQLADLVDRALAGGDVGEAEIPVLREQQLVLRATAAPVRRGEGPTAGTIIILRDVTEVKHLEQVRADFVANVSHELRTPLTSIRGFVETLLDGAMNDPDTCRRFLTILDRDTERLARLINDLMDLSKLEASGSLPPFERVDLFEVAAETVALLGVRAAEKSIRVENAIEPDLPAVWGNPDMLQQVLYNLIENGIKYTPEGGEIKLTAIAKDGFVTVSCSDTGIGIPAHALPRIFERFYRVDRTRSRDLGGTGLGLALVKHAVERQGGTVTVESTVGQGSVFRFTVPLARSEG
- the pstB gene encoding phosphate ABC transporter ATP-binding protein PstB, giving the protein MAQGIKIETRNLSFYYGDFRALRDINMKVRRNSVTSLIGPSGCGKSTFLRTLNRMNDIHDRARVEGEVLIEGENIYAPSVDVASLRRRVGMVFQKPNPFPMSVYDNVAYGPRVNGVASRAELDAIVEKSLRAAALWDEVRDRLSKSALGISGGQQQRLCIARALAVEPEVLLMDEPCSALDPISTSKIEDLIFELKREYTVVIVTHNMQQAGRISDDVGFFLAGDLVEFGPATQVFESPRDKRTEDYITGRFG